A region from the Vicia villosa cultivar HV-30 ecotype Madison, WI linkage group LG3, Vvil1.0, whole genome shotgun sequence genome encodes:
- the LOC131593166 gene encoding putative disease resistance RPP13-like protein 1 — translation MAGLMVAGAFLTPVIQVIVERVVSGDYKDIFKKRMVNKLEINLNSINQVLDDAETKQYQNPNVRIWLDDIKHEVYEVEQLLDEIATSAQRKSKVKHFFSSLTNQFESRMKDSLDKLEHLLKQNDVVGLKEGTSARNGLEVGPESSKRVPTTSLVDESRILGRNGDKEEIIDFLLLDNGSICNHAPIISIVGLGGMGKTTLARLVYNDDKVQNSFELKAWVYVSNPFDIFGLTKEILEQFNSPTDESLEILQRQLQQTVMGKKYLLVLDDIWKANEKSWEQLLIPFNKGSSGSKMIVTTRSKDDASAMDSVKLVELEQLEESNCWSLFVTHAFQDRNVNEYPDLESIGKMIVDKCGGLPLAVKTMGNLLRKNFSKNEWEKILKTDMWRLSERDSDINPVLRLSYHNLPSNSKRCFAYCSIFPKGYEFHKNELIKMWMANGLLNSYKSNKSKEELGSESFDDLESISFFQRSLGGSFVMHDLVNDLAKSESGEFCLQVEGEKVQEISERTRHIWCSRNLKAGDGILKHIYKAKGLHSLLVNRRGDGGECFMKSNNVQCDLFSKLKYLRMLSFCGFGFSFENQELADEIGSLNSLRYLDLSWTNIKRLPDSICKLYNLERLELKGCRNLTEFPLDFYKLDHLRHLNLEGTAIKKMPKQIRKLNHLQTFRTRFVLINYLSFDDNNNMNFA, via the coding sequence ATGGCAGGGCTGATGGTTGCAGGAGCATTTCTTACACCTGTCATCCAAGTAATTGTAGAGAGGGTTGTCTCAGGAGATTACAAAGACATCTTCAAGAAACGAATGGTGAATAAACTCGAAATCAATTTGAATTCTATCAATCAAGTGTTGGATGATGCAGAGACAAAGCAGTACCAGAATCCAAATGTGAGGATTTGGCTTGATGATATAAAACATGAGGTATATGAAGTAGAACAGCTGTTGGATGAGATTGCTACAAGTGCACAACGAAAGAGCAAAGTTAAACACTTCTTTTCATCTCTGACTAATCAGTTTGAATCTAGGATGAAAGACTCGCTAGATAAGCTAGAACATCTTTTAAAGCAAAATGATGTGGTGGGATTGAAAGAAGGAACATCTGCTCGTAATGGACTTGAAGTCGGTCCAGAATCTTCAAAAAGAGTGCCAACGACTTCTTTGGTGGATGAATCTAGAATACTTGGTAGAAATGGTGATAAAGAGGAAATTATTGATTTCTTACTTTTAGACAATGGTAGTATTTGCAACCACGCACCAATAATCAGCATAGTTGGTCTTGGTGGGATGGGTAAGACAACCCTTGCTCGGCTCGTCTACAATGACGACAAGGTGCAAAACAGCTTTGAACTTAAAGCTTGGGTTTATGTTTCAAATCCATTTGATATTTTTGGGCTCACTAAAGAAATTCTCGAGCAATTTAATTCTCCAACAGATGAAAGCTTGGAAATACTTCAACGTCAATTGCAACAGACCGTAATGGGAAAGAAATATTTGCTTGTTCTAGATGATATTTGGAAAGCTAATGAGAAAAGTTGGGAGCAGTTACTAATTCCTTTTAATAAAGGATCTTCTGGAAGTAAGATGATCGTGACAACACGAAGTAAGGATGATGCATCAGCCATGGATTCTGTCAAGTTAGTTGAATTAGAACAACTAGAGGAGAGTAATTGCTGGAGTTTATTTGTGACACATGCTTTTCAGGATAGAAACGTGAATGAATATCCAGATCTTGAATCAATTGGAAAGATGATAGTAGACAAGTGTGGAGGGTTGCCATTAGCTGTTAAAACAATGGGGAACCTCTTGAGAAAAAATTTCTCTAAAAATGAATGGGAGAAAATATTAAAGACTGATATGTGGCGTTTATCAGAGAGAGACAGTGACATAAATCCAGTATTGAGACTGAGTTACCATAATCTTCCTTCAAATTCGAAGCGTTGTTTTGCATATTGTTCCATATTTCCCAAGGGTTATGAGTTTCACAAGAATGAGTTAATCAAAATGTGGATGGCAAATGGTTTGTTGAATTCCTACAAAAGTAACAAAAGTAAAGAAGAGTTGGGCAGTGAGTCATTTGATGATCTTGAGTCAATTTCATTTTTCCAAAGATCACTAGGTGGTAGTTTTGTCATGCATGATCTTGTCAATGACTTGGCAAAATCAGAGTCTGGAGAGTTTTGCTTACAAGTCGAGGGTGAAAAGGTGCAAGAGATATCTGAAAGGACACGCCACATTTGGTGTTCTCGTAATTTGAAAGCCGGCGATGGGATATTAAAGCATATTTATAAAGCTAAGGGATTACACAGTTTGTTGGTAAACAGACGAGGAGATGGTGGCGAATGCTTCATGAAAAGCAACAATGTGCAATGTGATTTGTTTTCAAAGCTAAAATATTTGCGGATGTTGTCGTTTTGTGGTTTTGGTTTTTCATTTGAAAATCAAGAACTAGCTGATGAGATAGGTAGCTTAAATTCTTTACGTTATCTAGACCTGTCTTGGACAAATATTAAAAGGTTGCCCGACTCTATCTGTAAGCTTTATAACTTAGAGAGACTGGAATTGAAAGGGTGTCGTAATTTGACTGAATTTCCTTTAGATTTTTACAAACTTGACCATTTACGCCATCTTAATCTGGAAGGAACTGCAATAAAGAAAATGCCAAAGCAGATAAGGAAACTAAACCATCTACAAActtttagaacaagatttgttcttatcaattatcttagttttgatgataacaataatatgaattttgcttaa